The following are from one region of the Mixophyes fleayi isolate aMixFle1 chromosome 7, aMixFle1.hap1, whole genome shotgun sequence genome:
- the TVP23A gene encoding Golgi apparatus membrane protein TVP23 homolog A isoform X2 — protein sequence MSSTAERMKQVAVDDTEDVSLDLGNEEELVLRKAQIRHPLATFFHLFFRIGAIVAYLFCDWFSKSFVTCFVTILLLLSFDFWSVKNVTGRLLVGLRWWNQIDEDGRSHWIFEAKKVTPNNSTSTEVEARIFWLGLIICPMIWTIFFFSTLFSLKLKWLALVIAGISLQSANLYGYIHCKTGGQQNVGRVASRFLSQQLFQRTL from the exons ATGAGCAGCACTGCAGAGAGGATGAAGCAG GTTGCTGTAGATGATACTGAGGATGTATCCCTGGATTTAGGGAATGAGGAAGAATTGGTGTTAAGAAAAGCGCAGATCAG GCATCCCCTGGCTACattttttcatctattttttcGAATTGGTGCTATTGTTGCTTATTTGTTCTGTGACTGGTTCAGCAAAAGCTTTGTCACGTGTTTTGTCACTATCCTGCTCCTTCTGTCCTTTGACTTTTGGTCTGTCAAG AATGTCACTGGGAGACTTTTGGTTGGCTTGCGCTGGTGGAACCAGATTGATGAAGATGGGAGAAGTCATTGGATCTTTGAAGCCAAAAAG GTAACACCAAATAATTCTACATCGACAGAGGTTGAAGCTCGAATATTCTGGTTGGGTTTAATTATTTGCCCCATGATCTGGACAATATTCTTCTTCAGCACATTGTTTTCTTTGAAGTTAAAGTGGCTG GCCCTGGTGATTGCTGGTATTTCCCTCCAGTCTGCAAATCTTTATGGCTATATCCACTGTAAAACCGGGGGCCAACAAAACGTAGGAAGGGTGGCTTCAAGATTCCTGTCGCAGCAGCTCTTCCAACGG ACCCTGTGA
- the TVP23A gene encoding Golgi apparatus membrane protein TVP23 homolog A isoform X1 translates to MSSTAERMKQVSLSSVVRVPLPAPGTGQVAVDDTEDVSLDLGNEEELVLRKAQIRHPLATFFHLFFRIGAIVAYLFCDWFSKSFVTCFVTILLLLSFDFWSVKNVTGRLLVGLRWWNQIDEDGRSHWIFEAKKVTPNNSTSTEVEARIFWLGLIICPMIWTIFFFSTLFSLKLKWLALVIAGISLQSANLYGYIHCKTGGQQNVGRVASRFLSQQLFQRTL, encoded by the exons ATGAGCAGCACTGCAGAGAGGATGAAGCAGGTATCACTAAGCAGCGTTGTCCGTGTCCCTTTGCCAGCACCCGGCACAGGCCAG GTTGCTGTAGATGATACTGAGGATGTATCCCTGGATTTAGGGAATGAGGAAGAATTGGTGTTAAGAAAAGCGCAGATCAG GCATCCCCTGGCTACattttttcatctattttttcGAATTGGTGCTATTGTTGCTTATTTGTTCTGTGACTGGTTCAGCAAAAGCTTTGTCACGTGTTTTGTCACTATCCTGCTCCTTCTGTCCTTTGACTTTTGGTCTGTCAAG AATGTCACTGGGAGACTTTTGGTTGGCTTGCGCTGGTGGAACCAGATTGATGAAGATGGGAGAAGTCATTGGATCTTTGAAGCCAAAAAG GTAACACCAAATAATTCTACATCGACAGAGGTTGAAGCTCGAATATTCTGGTTGGGTTTAATTATTTGCCCCATGATCTGGACAATATTCTTCTTCAGCACATTGTTTTCTTTGAAGTTAAAGTGGCTG GCCCTGGTGATTGCTGGTATTTCCCTCCAGTCTGCAAATCTTTATGGCTATATCCACTGTAAAACCGGGGGCCAACAAAACGTAGGAAGGGTGGCTTCAAGATTCCTGTCGCAGCAGCTCTTCCAACGG ACCCTGTGA